The Medicago truncatula cultivar Jemalong A17 chromosome 7, MtrunA17r5.0-ANR, whole genome shotgun sequence genome includes the window atttttggtcctttaaatATTTAGATaatatcactttggtcccttaattaaaattcgatttattttggtcccttaacttctcttcgttatacattttggtcctttctgttagttttaattcaaaaacgttaggttttcttcattttcttctggaatttttctaggatttttgttgttgaagcttgacagagatgatatgaagatgaaaaagatgagaagaaaatgaagaaaaactaacctttttgaataaaactaacggaaatgaccaaaatgtgtaacagatagaagttaaaggatcaaaataaatcgaattttaattaagggaccaaagcgatactacttaaatagttaagggaccaaaaatacaatttagccaAAAAAACTAACAATGTTAGTTAGATGATTGGTGCATCCACTATCTATTAGCCATGTTTCATTACTACTACAAACTAAATAACAAGAAGCCTTAAGTAATTGCTCCTCATTTTCTCGGTGGTTCTCAAAAACTCGAGCTTTTCGTTCCTgttggtttgttttgtttttgcaaaCCTTCTCCACACGACCAAATTGATTACAAGCTCTGCATTTAACTTATGGCTTGTACCAAAAAACCTTATCTAAATGAGTATCATTATTGCAATGTAGATAGGGTGGAAACttctttttactaaaaaatttaaagctTTGATTTTTGCCTTTGTAGCTGGCCAAAAAAGCACCTTCAACATTTTCTTCTATCCTTaaagatgttatttttttagaagcttgAAATGCATTATCAAGATCTACAACCGtggttttagaaagaaaaaaaaattattttcgtCAAGagataaaatttttatttcaaacatCTCTGAAAGACACATCGAAAAAAATTTCACAACTCTTTGATCACTGAGATCTTCTCCCAACAATCTGATTCATGTAACTTTTGAAATTCTATCAGAAAATTCTCCAACAGGTTCAATTTCTTTCATTATTAGTGCTTTAAACTCTATTCTCAAGTTCAACACTTcaattttctttgttctttcacTTCCTTGGCACTCATACTCCTCCTTCAGATTGTTCTAAGCTTCTTTTGCAATTTCAAGATTCAAAATCTTGAgaaaaatatcatcatataGAGGTCCATGTATTATGGCAAGGGCTCTACCTTCTTTTGCCACTTCATTACTGTGATTTCTCATTTGAGCTAATGTTAGGTTGTTTGAGAGAGGTGACGGATTGCTACCCTTTTCAATCACATCGCATAAACTTCAAGCTCTCAAATAAGTCTTCTATTTTACAGCGATTAAATCATAGTTTTCTCTTGAAAACACATGAGGTGGAGGTAAAGAACCACATAATGagtttgtattgaaatttttacattttatattaaatatataactttttaataaataattgttgtttttcaattaaaaaagttGCTATTCTTATTTGCCTTTACATGTGCAGTATCATATATTATTgcacaagataaaataatactTGATGCGGTCCTttatataagaaacaaaacacATAAATCACATAGATACTCGTATGAACAAGTTATTGTGTGACGAGTGGGATTTTTCTATGCATTTATTATCAATttcaagaaaaataagaaacttTTTATTCGACCGTGAGATAAATaaagtttgataaaaaattattccacCTAAAAATCGAACTCAAATTCCTTTGAATAATTCGTCCGTTTGATTgagctcattaaccactttagctcaattgtttggttaaaaaaaaaaaaaaaaaccttactcGTTATAATGAATTTCCTTTCCTTATAGAACACTTGAAAATAGCTCTAACAATATACCTCtttcgtccctaattataaaactatttacaaaGAAGTGTTTGTCCTTAAATATAAGATCATTTACAAATTTCTAGATGcattctttacttttttttcaactATATTGAGGGAGTATAGTGTAACCAAAATAAACTCTTCTGGAAATGGCAGGGTgaataataaatgtttttttttgtcaggtaatctagtggctagaattcacattataaggtgaataaatggggtgttTGGAGTTTGAACTCCAATCCCTACAAATAATAATGTATTAATAAATGTTATACTTACTACTTGTACTGCTACTGTATTTATTATTAGTTGTGGATCAGTAAATTACAATTACCAAGAGGCAAACATATTTGGTTTACAAGCATAAGGATCTGAATTCCTTGAATTCTATTAGATGAAGATCAAAtgactctattttttttaaatctgacTTATGGTTGTTAAAATATGAGTATTCCATTCTTCAACTGATCCGACCCTATACAAGTAAACTAGATCCCCTATCATGTGAgtaaatttgaaggaaaatatgaaaatatacaTGAAAGAAACTTTGCATAGTTGTGAACCTTTGTAGCAAACTAGCTAGGCTTAATAACATGAAACATAAAGAGACAAGAaaaccaaaatatttatttcttaaGAAAGTGCATGccaaaagtaaataaacaaGACATGCATTAAGCAATTTTGGGAATAGAGATATCTTTTCCAAGGTAGTTGAGTGATGAAGGATTGACTTGCATGAACAAGTAGTTTCCAGCAAAAAGATCACCAAAATGAACTTGTCCATCTTTGAATCTCTTCACCACTTTAGCACAAGAAACTCTCATGGAAGATACCACCTTTGTTTTCTTCCTCCAAAGTCTTCTCAAGCTTGGTATTTTCAACCTAAACCTTCTCCTCATAGGAATCCTtctaaacctaaaaaaattctttggtCTTTGAATCACTCTTTCATCATCTAACACAACTTCATGTCTTAGTTTTTGATAACCAAATTTGTTAGAAGATACCATCTGAATGGAAGACATGGTTGAAGTTTTTCAAAAGATgatacaatatcaatgaaaactAACTTGTCCTTCTTGATGAGTGTGGATAAATATGGTTTTGTGAGTTAGGTTTTGTAATGAAAAATGTGAGATGAAAAGAAGAGAAGGGAAAGTTCGATGGATAGGAATAGAGAGGTGAGTATGAAGAAGTTGTTGAATGTATTAAATGCAATAGGAAGAGGTTGTTGAGTAATGAGtgtacatatttatattttacttcATGTGAT containing:
- the LOC11432169 gene encoding uncharacterized protein, yielding MSSIQMVSSNKFGYQKLRHEVVLDDERVIQRPKNFFRFRRIPMRRRFRLKIPSLRRLWRKKTKVVSSMRVSCAKVVKRFKDGQVHFGDLFAGNYLFMQVNPSSLNYLGKDISIPKIA